One region of Micromonospora lupini genomic DNA includes:
- a CDS encoding DUF4097 family beta strand repeat-containing protein has product MPVFETPEPISVQVELPVGDAWIAATERTDTVVQVRPRDPSSKADVSAAEQTTVEYAAGLLRIRVPKSWRRYGFGSGPSVDVLIEVPSGTRLHAEAAWAAFRGEGRLGECRIKTGSGIRLEETGPLEIDSSHGEVAVERVTGSARVKASSGKVRLGAVDGTAEIKNSSGDCWIGRSGGDVRINTAYGDITVDAPMASVAARTAYGNVRLGEVVRGSVESHTSYGAIEVGVRRGTAAWLDVSSRHGRVHNALESADSPAETDETVEIRANTSFGDITIRRA; this is encoded by the coding sequence ATGCCTGTTTTCGAGACACCAGAACCGATTTCCGTCCAGGTCGAGCTGCCCGTCGGGGACGCCTGGATCGCCGCGACCGAGCGCACCGACACGGTCGTGCAGGTGCGGCCCCGCGACCCGTCGAGCAAGGCCGACGTGAGCGCCGCGGAGCAGACCACAGTCGAGTACGCCGCCGGGCTCCTGCGGATCAGGGTGCCGAAGAGCTGGCGCCGGTACGGCTTCGGCTCGGGGCCGTCGGTCGACGTCCTCATCGAGGTGCCGAGCGGAACGCGGCTGCATGCGGAGGCGGCGTGGGCGGCGTTCCGCGGCGAGGGGCGGCTCGGTGAGTGCCGCATCAAGACCGGCAGCGGGATCCGGCTCGAGGAGACCGGGCCGCTGGAGATCGACAGCAGCCACGGCGAGGTCGCGGTGGAGCGTGTCACCGGATCGGCCCGGGTGAAGGCGTCCTCCGGAAAGGTGCGCCTCGGCGCGGTAGACGGCACCGCGGAGATCAAGAACTCCTCCGGCGACTGCTGGATCGGCCGCAGCGGCGGCGACGTCCGGATCAACACCGCCTACGGCGACATCACCGTCGACGCGCCGATGGCCTCGGTGGCGGCACGCACCGCGTACGGCAACGTCCGGCTGGGCGAGGTCGTGCGCGGGTCGGTCGAGTCGCACACCTCGTACGGCGCGATCGAGGTCGGGGTCCGACGGGGCACCGCCGCCTGGCTCGACGTCAGCTCCCGGCACGGGCGCGTGCACAACGCGCTCGAGTCGGCCGACAGCCCGGCCGAGACCGACGAGACGGTCGAGATCCGCGCGAACACCTCCTTCGGCGACATCACGATCCGCCGTGCCTGA
- a CDS encoding L-ribulose-5-phosphate 4-epimerase: MNAETRRQIGELRETVARLHTELTRYNLVAWTSGNVSARVPGQDLMVIKPSGVGYDDLTADTMVVCDLDGVLVEGDLAPSSDTAAHAYVYRAMPEVGGVVHTHSSYASAWAACGEAIPCHLTAQADEFGGEIPLGPFALIGGDDIGKGIVATLAGHRSPAVLMRNHGVFTIGRDARAAVKAAVMCEDVARTSYLARTLGQPVPIAPADIDALYHRYQNVYGQQTVAPAGP, translated from the coding sequence ATGAACGCGGAGACACGTCGACAGATCGGCGAGCTGCGCGAGACCGTCGCCCGGCTGCACACCGAGCTGACCCGCTACAACCTGGTCGCCTGGACGTCCGGCAACGTCTCCGCGCGGGTTCCCGGCCAGGACCTCATGGTGATCAAGCCGAGCGGTGTGGGCTACGACGACCTCACGGCCGACACCATGGTGGTCTGCGACCTCGACGGTGTCCTCGTCGAGGGCGACCTCGCCCCGTCCAGCGACACGGCCGCCCACGCCTACGTCTACCGGGCCATGCCCGAGGTCGGTGGGGTCGTGCACACGCACAGCTCGTACGCCAGCGCCTGGGCCGCCTGCGGAGAGGCGATCCCCTGCCACCTCACGGCGCAGGCCGACGAGTTCGGTGGGGAGATCCCGCTGGGCCCGTTCGCACTGATCGGCGGCGACGACATCGGCAAGGGGATCGTCGCCACGCTCGCCGGGCACCGCTCACCCGCGGTGCTGATGCGCAACCACGGCGTCTTCACCATCGGCCGGGACGCCCGGGCGGCGGTCAAGGCCGCGGTCATGTGTGAGGACGTGGCCCGCACCTCGTACCTGGCGCGGACCCTCGGGCAGCCGGTGCCGATCGCGCCTGCCGACATCGACGCCCTCTACCACCGATACCAGAACGTCTACGGCCAACAAACAGTCGCACCGGCAGGTCCCTGA
- a CDS encoding ATP-binding cassette domain-containing protein: MTSSRKPAIVTTDLRKSYGAKVVLDGIDLMITEGTIFALLGPNGAGKTTTVQILSTLLRADGGHARVLGHDVTREPDAVRELIGVTGQFSAVDNLLTGRENLNLMADLWHLDRATGRRRIADLIEQFDLSEAADKPAATYSGGMRRRLDLAMTLVGDPRVIFLDEPTTGLDPRSRRAMWHIIRALAAEGVTILLTTQYLEEADQLADRVAFLDHGRLIAEGTPHELKRLIPGGHVVLRFADQEGLDSAARTFAAATRDDTALTLQVPSDGGVGSLRSVLDHLDRDAITVAGLAVHTPDLDDVFLALTGQPDGRVDQPDTRAGRSGQERASAR; this comes from the coding sequence ATGACCAGCAGCAGGAAACCCGCGATCGTGACCACGGACCTGCGGAAGTCCTATGGTGCCAAGGTCGTGCTCGACGGCATCGACCTGATGATCACCGAGGGAACGATCTTCGCGCTGCTCGGCCCCAACGGCGCGGGCAAGACCACCACCGTGCAGATCCTCTCCACCCTGCTCCGCGCCGACGGCGGCCACGCCCGCGTCCTCGGCCACGACGTGACCCGCGAGCCCGACGCCGTACGGGAGCTGATCGGCGTCACCGGCCAGTTCTCCGCCGTGGACAACCTGCTGACCGGTCGGGAGAACCTGAACCTGATGGCCGACCTGTGGCACCTGGACAGGGCGACTGGCCGACGACGGATCGCCGACCTGATCGAGCAGTTCGACCTCTCCGAGGCGGCGGACAAGCCGGCCGCGACGTACTCCGGCGGCATGCGTCGCCGGCTCGACCTCGCGATGACCCTGGTCGGCGACCCCCGCGTCATTTTCCTCGACGAGCCGACGACAGGCCTCGACCCGCGCAGTCGCCGCGCCATGTGGCACATCATCCGGGCTCTCGCCGCCGAGGGCGTCACCATCCTGCTGACGACGCAGTACCTGGAGGAGGCCGACCAGCTCGCCGACCGCGTCGCGTTCCTCGACCACGGCCGGCTGATCGCCGAGGGCACCCCGCACGAGCTCAAGCGGCTCATCCCGGGCGGCCACGTGGTGTTGCGGTTCGCCGACCAGGAGGGGCTCGACTCGGCGGCCCGTACGTTCGCGGCGGCCACCCGGGACGACACCGCGCTCACCCTTCAGGTGCCCAGCGACGGCGGGGTCGGTTCGCTGCGATCCGTCCTCGACCACCTCGACCGCGATGCGATCACCGTGGCCGGCCTCGCCGTGCACACCCCCGACCTCGACGACGTCTTCCTCGCCCTCACCGGCCAACCCGACGGTCGAGTCGACCAACCAGACACCCGGGCCGGTCGGTCCGGTCAGGAAAGGGCTTCCGCGCGATGA
- a CDS encoding ABC transporter permease: MSTLTFALRDSNTMLRRNLLHMRRYPSLTLMLIGIPVILLLLFVYVFGGTLGAGLGPSGDRADYANYVTPGILLITVASAAQGTAISVAMDMAEGIIARFRTMAIFRPSVLTGHVVGSVLQSMLSLAAVTGVALLVGFRPTASAVEWLAATGVLTMITFAVTWLSVALGLVSKSVETASNLPMPLVLLPFLGSGFVPTDSMPTPVRLFADYQPFTPVMETLRGLLFGTGIGVNGLLAVGWCAVITVTCFLWAKALYNRGRTA; this comes from the coding sequence ATGAGCACCCTCACCTTCGCCCTGCGCGACTCGAACACCATGCTGCGGCGCAACCTTCTGCACATGCGGCGCTATCCGTCGCTGACCCTCATGCTCATCGGCATACCTGTCATCCTGCTGCTGCTCTTCGTCTACGTCTTCGGCGGCACGCTCGGCGCCGGCCTCGGACCCTCCGGCGACCGTGCCGACTACGCCAACTACGTCACCCCCGGCATCCTGCTCATCACGGTGGCCAGCGCGGCGCAGGGCACCGCGATCTCGGTCGCCATGGACATGGCCGAGGGCATCATCGCCCGTTTCCGTACGATGGCGATCTTCCGGCCGTCGGTTCTCACCGGCCATGTCGTGGGCAGCGTGCTCCAGTCGATGCTCAGCCTCGCGGCCGTCACCGGTGTGGCGCTCCTCGTCGGGTTCCGTCCGACCGCCAGTGCCGTCGAGTGGCTCGCCGCGACAGGCGTCCTCACCATGATCACCTTCGCGGTCACCTGGCTGTCGGTCGCCCTCGGCCTGGTCTCGAAGAGCGTCGAGACGGCAAGCAACCTGCCGATGCCGCTGGTGCTCCTGCCGTTTCTCGGCAGCGGGTTCGTCCCCACCGACTCCATGCCGACGCCGGTGCGCCTGTTCGCCGACTACCAACCCTTCACGCCGGTCATGGAGACCCTCCGGGGCCTGCTGTTCGGCACCGGGATCGGCGTCAACGGGCTCCTCGCGGTCGGCTGGTGCGCCGTCATCACGGTGACCTGCTTCCTCTGGGCCAAGGCGCTCTACAACCGCGGCCGCACCGCCTGA
- the araB gene encoding ribulokinase encodes MERVDGAAESYVVGVDFGTLSGRALVVRVSDGAELGTAVHEYGDGVISETLPGGRSLPPDWALQNPDDYRDVLRHAVPAAVSAAGVDPAAVVGIGIDFTACTVLPTDAHGTPLCEDPELRDRPHSWVKLWKHHAAQPHADRINALAHERAEPWIGRYGGKISAEWQYAKGLQILEEDPEIYHRAERFIEAADWIVWQLSGTETRNVCTAGYKGILQDGQYPSESFLTALNPDFGDFVAKLDGPLLPLGARAGTLTADASAWTGLPAGIAVAVGNVDAHVTAASAQAVEPGRLVAIMGTSTCHVVNGAEVAEVAGMCGVVDGGISPGAWGYEAGQSGVGDIFGWFVEHGVPAGLDSHERLTELAAGQPVGAHGLIALDWWNGNRSLLVNHDLSGMIVGMTLATRPQDIYRALLESTAYGTRMIIDAFVEAGVPVNDLVIAGGLTNNKLLMQIYADVTRRPLNIIASAQGPALGSAIHAAVAAGAYPSIHEASQAMGRVHEAVYTPDPDRARAYDALYAEYRALHDHFGRGGNDVMLRLRAIRNAAVEAAAATYEAPLEVVA; translated from the coding sequence ATGGAGCGTGTGGACGGAGCTGCCGAAAGCTACGTCGTGGGTGTCGATTTCGGCACTCTCTCCGGGCGGGCCCTCGTGGTCCGGGTGTCCGACGGTGCCGAGCTGGGGACCGCGGTGCACGAGTACGGCGACGGGGTCATCAGCGAGACGCTGCCGGGAGGTCGATCGCTGCCCCCGGACTGGGCTCTGCAGAACCCGGACGACTACCGCGACGTGCTGCGCCACGCCGTTCCGGCGGCGGTGTCCGCCGCCGGGGTGGACCCCGCAGCGGTGGTGGGCATCGGCATCGACTTCACCGCCTGCACCGTGTTGCCGACCGACGCCCACGGCACCCCGCTCTGCGAGGATCCCGAGCTGCGCGACAGGCCGCACTCCTGGGTCAAGCTGTGGAAGCACCACGCCGCCCAGCCGCACGCCGACCGGATCAACGCGCTCGCCCACGAGCGGGCGGAGCCGTGGATCGGCCGGTACGGCGGCAAGATCTCCGCCGAGTGGCAGTACGCCAAGGGTCTGCAGATCCTCGAGGAGGACCCGGAGATCTACCACCGGGCCGAGCGGTTCATCGAGGCCGCCGACTGGATCGTCTGGCAGCTCAGCGGCACCGAGACCCGTAACGTCTGCACCGCCGGCTACAAGGGCATCCTGCAGGACGGGCAGTACCCGTCCGAGAGCTTCCTGACCGCGCTCAACCCCGACTTCGGCGACTTCGTGGCCAAGCTCGACGGGCCGCTGCTGCCCCTCGGCGCCCGCGCCGGCACGCTCACCGCAGACGCCTCGGCCTGGACCGGCCTGCCGGCGGGGATCGCGGTGGCCGTCGGCAACGTCGACGCGCACGTCACCGCGGCGTCCGCGCAGGCGGTGGAGCCCGGTCGGCTGGTCGCCATCATGGGCACCTCGACCTGCCACGTCGTCAACGGCGCGGAGGTCGCCGAGGTGGCCGGCATGTGCGGTGTCGTGGACGGCGGCATCAGCCCCGGCGCCTGGGGCTACGAGGCCGGGCAGAGCGGCGTCGGCGACATCTTCGGCTGGTTCGTCGAGCACGGCGTCCCCGCCGGGCTCGACTCGCACGAACGCCTCACCGAACTGGCCGCCGGCCAGCCGGTCGGCGCGCACGGCCTGATCGCCCTGGACTGGTGGAACGGCAACCGCTCGCTGCTTGTCAACCACGACCTCAGCGGGATGATCGTCGGGATGACCCTGGCCACCCGGCCGCAGGACATCTACCGTGCGCTGCTGGAGTCCACGGCGTACGGCACCAGGATGATCATCGACGCGTTCGTCGAGGCGGGTGTGCCGGTGAACGACCTGGTGATCGCCGGCGGTCTCACCAACAACAAGCTGCTGATGCAGATCTACGCCGATGTGACCAGGCGACCGCTGAACATCATCGCGTCCGCGCAGGGGCCGGCGCTCGGATCGGCGATCCACGCCGCCGTCGCGGCCGGGGCGTACCCGTCGATCCACGAGGCGTCGCAGGCGATGGGGCGTGTGCACGAGGCCGTCTACACGCCGGATCCCGACCGGGCGCGCGCCTACGACGCCCTGTACGCCGAGTACCGGGCCCTGCACGACCACTTCGGTCGGGGCGGCAACGACGTCATGCTCCGCCTGCGGGCGATCCGCAACGCGGCGGTCGAGGCCGCCGCTGCCACGTACGAGGCCCCGCTGGAGGTCGTCGCATGA
- a CDS encoding sugar ABC transporter ATP-binding protein, whose amino-acid sequence MTDSRPVLTMTGISKSFPGVRALHNVNFRLFPGEVHALMGENGAGKSTLIKVLTGVYDTDEGTITLDGEPVSFSGPMQATAAGVSTVYQEVNLCTNLSVAENIFIGREPRLLGAVRWGEVRRRARALLTRLDLDLDVSAPLGSYSLAIQQMVAIARAIDIQARVLILDEPTSSLDAGEVAQLFRIMRQLRDEGIAILFVTHFLDQVYEIANRITVLRNGGLVGEYMTAELPQLGLVEKMIGKELDVLEGIEEHSRRDLGELEEGTPLVAVSNLGRAGAVAPFSLTIHAGEVVGLAGLLGSGRTEVARLFFGADRADGGQVAIDGTSSSLRTPAQAIDQGVGFCSENRRAEGIVPELSVRENIILAMQAARGWLRPIPRRRQDELVDKYVKALNIRPADPEVPVRNLSGGNQQKVLLARWLITEPRLLILDEPTRGIDIGAKTEIQRLVTQLSDGGMAVLFISAELEEVLRLSHKVAVMRDRQMVAQLANDESLDAERIMQTIASGSHREEVDR is encoded by the coding sequence ATGACGGATAGCCGTCCGGTCCTGACGATGACCGGGATCAGCAAGTCCTTTCCCGGGGTGCGTGCACTCCACAACGTCAACTTCCGGCTCTTCCCCGGCGAGGTGCACGCCCTGATGGGCGAGAACGGCGCCGGCAAGTCGACCCTGATCAAGGTGCTGACAGGCGTCTACGACACCGACGAGGGCACGATCACCCTCGACGGTGAGCCGGTGTCCTTCAGCGGGCCGATGCAGGCGACGGCCGCCGGGGTGAGCACCGTCTACCAGGAGGTCAATCTCTGCACCAACCTCTCGGTGGCGGAGAACATCTTCATCGGACGCGAGCCGCGGCTCCTCGGCGCCGTCCGCTGGGGTGAGGTCCGCCGACGCGCCCGCGCGCTCCTGACCCGCCTCGACCTCGACCTCGACGTCAGCGCGCCGCTGGGCTCGTACTCCCTCGCGATCCAGCAGATGGTCGCGATCGCCCGTGCGATCGACATCCAGGCCCGGGTGCTGATCCTGGACGAGCCGACTTCCAGCCTCGACGCGGGAGAGGTAGCGCAACTGTTCCGCATCATGCGGCAACTGCGCGACGAGGGCATCGCGATCCTGTTCGTGACCCACTTCCTCGACCAGGTCTACGAGATCGCCAACCGCATCACGGTGCTGCGTAACGGCGGGCTCGTCGGTGAGTACATGACCGCCGAGCTGCCCCAGCTCGGCCTCGTCGAGAAGATGATCGGCAAGGAACTCGACGTCCTCGAGGGAATCGAGGAGCACTCCCGGCGGGACCTGGGCGAGCTGGAGGAGGGCACCCCCCTGGTGGCGGTGTCGAACCTCGGGCGGGCGGGCGCGGTCGCGCCGTTCAGCCTCACCATCCACGCCGGCGAGGTGGTCGGCCTGGCCGGTCTGCTGGGCTCCGGGCGTACCGAGGTGGCGCGGCTGTTCTTCGGCGCCGACCGGGCCGACGGCGGGCAGGTCGCCATCGACGGCACGTCGAGCAGTCTGCGTACCCCCGCGCAGGCCATCGACCAGGGCGTCGGCTTCTGCTCGGAGAACCGCCGCGCCGAGGGCATCGTTCCCGAACTGTCGGTCCGCGAGAACATCATCCTCGCCATGCAGGCCGCCCGCGGCTGGCTGCGGCCCATCCCGCGCCGCCGGCAGGACGAGCTGGTCGACAAGTACGTCAAGGCCCTCAACATCCGTCCGGCGGACCCGGAGGTGCCGGTCCGCAACCTCTCCGGCGGCAACCAGCAGAAGGTGCTCCTGGCCCGGTGGCTGATCACCGAGCCGCGGCTGCTGATCCTGGACGAGCCGACCCGGGGCATCGACATCGGCGCGAAGACCGAGATCCAGCGGCTCGTGACGCAGTTGTCCGACGGCGGGATGGCGGTGCTGTTCATCTCCGCCGAGCTGGAGGAGGTGCTGCGCCTCAGCCACAAGGTGGCGGTGATGCGCGACCGGCAGATGGTCGCGCAGCTCGCCAACGACGAGAGCCTCGACGCCGAGCGCATCATGCAGACGATCGCGAGTGGATCTCACCGGGAGGAGGTGGACCGATGA
- a CDS encoding ABC transporter permease, with the protein MNDTKGRYRTMIGHRLFWPVAVLVVMLAANTIYRPGFLSIELKDGHLYGSPIDILRLSAPLILVALGMTLVISTGGIDLSVGSVCAISGAMACMYISKQPDQNSLTVVLTALAMALGVALVLGVWNGVLVAVIGIQPIIATLILMVAGRGLAQLITQGQIITINSGPFRSIGLGHLLTLPLAIFIALAAALLVAAFTRRTALGMIIESVGGNAEASRLAGIRSGRVIFLAYVVSAVCAAVAGFMMTANVSSADGNAVGLWVELDAILAVVIGGTSLAGGRFFLSGTILGALIIQTLTTTVYAMNISPQTSLLFKAVVVIAVCLIQAPAFRAKFSRRRRSAPPPRPVADKPKEQVPA; encoded by the coding sequence ATGAACGACACGAAGGGCCGCTATCGGACGATGATCGGTCACCGGCTGTTCTGGCCCGTCGCCGTGCTTGTCGTCATGCTCGCCGCGAACACCATCTACCGGCCCGGGTTCCTGTCCATCGAGCTCAAGGACGGGCACCTGTACGGCTCGCCCATCGACATCCTGCGGTTGAGCGCGCCGTTGATCCTCGTCGCGCTGGGCATGACCCTGGTCATCTCGACCGGTGGCATCGACCTGTCGGTCGGCTCGGTCTGCGCGATCAGCGGCGCGATGGCCTGCATGTACATCAGCAAGCAGCCCGACCAGAACAGCCTCACAGTGGTGCTGACCGCCCTCGCGATGGCGTTGGGGGTCGCGCTCGTGCTGGGCGTCTGGAACGGGGTGCTGGTGGCCGTCATCGGGATCCAACCGATCATCGCCACCCTGATCCTGATGGTGGCCGGCCGCGGTCTCGCCCAGCTCATCACCCAGGGTCAGATCATCACCATCAACTCCGGGCCGTTCCGGTCGATCGGGTTGGGTCACCTGTTGACCCTGCCGCTGGCGATCTTCATCGCCCTCGCCGCGGCACTGCTCGTCGCCGCGTTCACCCGCCGCACCGCGCTCGGCATGATCATCGAGTCGGTGGGCGGCAACGCCGAGGCGAGCCGACTCGCCGGCATCCGCTCCGGTCGGGTCATCTTCCTCGCGTACGTCGTCAGCGCCGTCTGCGCGGCGGTCGCCGGCTTCATGATGACGGCGAACGTCTCCAGCGCCGACGGCAACGCCGTCGGCCTCTGGGTCGAATTGGACGCGATCCTCGCGGTCGTCATCGGCGGCACGTCCCTCGCCGGCGGCCGGTTCTTCCTGAGCGGCACCATCCTCGGCGCGCTGATCATCCAGACCCTGACCACCACGGTGTACGCCATGAACATCTCGCCGCAGACCTCGCTGCTGTTCAAGGCGGTAGTCGTCATCGCCGTCTGCCTCATCCAGGCGCCGGCCTTCCGCGCCAAGTTCAGCCGGCGCAGGAGAAGCGCCCCGCCACCGCGCCCCGTCGCCGACAAGCCGAAGGAGCAGGTGCCGGCATGA
- the yjfF gene encoding galactofuranose ABC transporter, permease protein YjfF encodes MTTGSLTAPRRTRIRLPRRQVPVLATLALLLVMYGIGVSQYTAFSNVQVIFNVFIDNGFLLVVAVGMTFVILTGGIDLSVGSVVAMTAMVSADLLQKGLPAALVLVIALLIGPTLGLLMGCAIHFFDIQPFIVTLAGMFFARGMCTFISGSSIPITDGFWTRMSQERIGDPQGNFVSISVLIAFAVVLVAAYVLAYTRLGRNVHAVGGNPQSALLMGLPLGRTRIAVYTISGLCSAIGGILLSFYTLSGAPLIAVGMELDVIAAVVIGGTVLTGGSGYVFGTVLGVLVLGVIQTLITFDGSLNSWWTKIVIGGLLFAFILLQRLIGIRYK; translated from the coding sequence ATGACCACCGGATCGCTCACCGCCCCCCGCCGCACCCGGATCCGGCTGCCCCGGCGGCAGGTGCCGGTGCTTGCCACGCTCGCCCTGCTCCTGGTGATGTACGGCATCGGCGTGTCCCAGTACACGGCGTTCTCGAACGTGCAGGTCATCTTCAACGTCTTCATCGACAACGGCTTCCTGCTCGTCGTCGCGGTGGGGATGACCTTCGTGATCCTCACCGGTGGCATCGACCTGTCGGTGGGGTCCGTGGTCGCCATGACGGCGATGGTGTCGGCGGACCTGTTGCAGAAGGGCCTGCCCGCGGCGCTCGTGCTCGTCATCGCCCTGCTCATCGGCCCGACGCTCGGCCTGTTGATGGGGTGCGCCATCCACTTCTTCGACATCCAGCCGTTCATCGTCACGCTCGCCGGGATGTTCTTCGCCCGCGGGATGTGCACGTTCATCTCCGGCTCGTCCATCCCGATCACCGACGGGTTCTGGACCAGGATGTCGCAGGAGCGGATCGGGGATCCCCAGGGCAACTTCGTCTCGATCAGCGTGTTGATCGCCTTCGCGGTGGTGCTCGTCGCGGCGTACGTGCTGGCGTACACCCGGTTGGGCCGCAACGTGCACGCAGTCGGCGGCAACCCGCAGTCGGCGCTGCTGATGGGCCTGCCGTTGGGGCGGACCCGGATCGCCGTCTACACGATCAGCGGCCTGTGCTCCGCGATCGGTGGCATCCTGCTGTCCTTCTATACCCTCTCGGGCGCGCCGCTGATCGCCGTGGGTATGGAGTTGGACGTCATCGCCGCGGTCGTGATCGGAGGCACCGTGCTCACCGGTGGCTCGGGTTACGTCTTCGGCACGGTGCTGGGCGTGCTGGTGCTGGGTGTGATCCAGACCCTCATCACCTTCGACGGGAGCCTCAACTCCTGGTGGACCAAGATCGTGATCGGCGGTCTGCTCTTCGCGTTCATCCTCCTGCAGCGCCTCATCGGAATCCGTTACAAGTGA
- a CDS encoding ABC transporter substrate-binding protein: protein MGKMRTQSAPWRAVAVLASVLLVGGVAACGNSDTGGGGSKDDGKITMGFSQVGAESGWRTANTTSIKESAAAAGIELKFDDAQQKQENQIKAIRNYIQQKVDVIAFSPVVESGWDTVLKEAKDAGIPVILTDRSVDSADKSLYKTFLGSDFVKEGRLAGEWLVEQKKGATGPVNIVELQGNTGAAPANDRKKGFGEAIAANPNLKIIASQPGDFTRAGGKQVMEQFLKANPKIDVLFAHNDDMGLGALEAITAAGKVPGKDITIITVDAVKDGMQALADGKFNFIAECSPLLGPQLMDLAKKVKAGETVPPRIETQETTFTTEQAKEALPTRKY from the coding sequence ATGGGAAAGATGCGAACGCAGTCCGCTCCGTGGCGCGCTGTCGCGGTCCTCGCCAGCGTGCTGCTCGTCGGCGGCGTGGCGGCCTGCGGCAACAGCGACACCGGCGGCGGCGGGTCCAAGGACGACGGCAAGATCACGATGGGCTTCTCCCAGGTCGGTGCGGAGAGCGGGTGGCGTACCGCGAACACCACCTCGATCAAGGAGTCCGCCGCCGCGGCAGGCATCGAGCTGAAGTTCGACGACGCGCAGCAGAAGCAGGAAAACCAGATCAAGGCGATCCGCAACTACATCCAGCAGAAGGTCGACGTCATCGCCTTCTCGCCGGTGGTGGAGTCCGGGTGGGACACCGTGCTCAAGGAGGCCAAGGACGCCGGCATTCCGGTCATCCTGACCGACCGTTCGGTCGACTCGGCCGACAAGAGCCTGTACAAGACGTTCCTCGGCTCGGACTTCGTCAAGGAGGGCCGGCTCGCCGGTGAGTGGCTGGTCGAGCAGAAGAAGGGCGCGACCGGCCCGGTGAACATCGTCGAGCTGCAGGGCAACACGGGCGCCGCTCCGGCCAACGACCGCAAGAAGGGCTTCGGCGAGGCGATCGCCGCCAACCCGAACCTGAAGATCATCGCTTCCCAGCCGGGTGACTTCACCCGGGCGGGCGGCAAGCAGGTCATGGAGCAGTTCCTCAAGGCCAACCCGAAGATCGACGTGCTCTTCGCGCACAACGACGACATGGGTCTGGGCGCGCTCGAGGCCATCACCGCGGCCGGCAAGGTGCCCGGCAAGGACATCACCATCATCACCGTCGACGCGGTCAAGGACGGCATGCAGGCCCTCGCCGACGGGAAGTTCAACTTCATCGCGGAGTGCAGCCCGCTGCTCGGCCCGCAGCTGATGGACCTGGCCAAGAAGGTCAAGGCGGGCGAGACGGTGCCGCCTCGGATCGAGACCCAGGAGACCACCTTCACGACCGAGCAGGCCAAGGAGGCTCTGCCCACCCGCAAGTACTGA